One genomic region from Leptolyngbyaceae cyanobacterium JSC-12 encodes:
- a CDS encoding bacterial cell division membrane protein (IMG reference gene:2510096472~PFAM: Cell cycle protein~TIGRFAM: cell division protein FtsW), translating into MNIRRLLPFFDTTAQDWAMEARILRWLTFVWLFIGLAMVFSASYVIADADHGDGLYYFKLQIFWVLVGLIGFNLLVHSPIRFILGFADWILLGILAMILVTLIPGVGILVNGSSRWLFIGPIPLQPSELIKPFLVLQSARIFAQWDRLRWATRFTWLGVFGLVVASILLQPNLSTAALCGIMLWLIALSAGLPYAQLGATALAGFLVAALSVSLRSYQLKRILSFLNAWADPHGNGYQLIQSLLAVASGGWLGTGFGLSQQKLFYLPIQYTDFIFAVYAEEFGFVGCLVLLLLLAVYATLALRVALRARNSVHRLVAIGIMVLLIGQSLLNIGVATGVLPTTGLPFPFMSYGGSSMISSLLSAGLLIRVARESSEAKVVQLDDRRRTSAIMPNLRRSSNQSRSFPRRAT; encoded by the coding sequence GTGAACATCCGCCGACTCCTCCCCTTTTTCGACACCACTGCCCAAGATTGGGCAATGGAAGCTAGAATCCTACGCTGGCTTACGTTTGTCTGGTTGTTCATTGGCTTAGCGATGGTTTTTTCGGCCTCCTACGTGATTGCAGATGCAGATCACGGTGATGGTTTGTACTACTTCAAGCTACAAATTTTCTGGGTTCTGGTGGGGCTAATCGGTTTCAACCTACTGGTACATAGCCCTATTCGGTTTATTTTGGGTTTTGCCGATTGGATTCTGCTTGGCATTCTTGCCATGATCCTTGTGACGTTGATTCCGGGGGTCGGCATTTTAGTCAATGGCTCCTCACGATGGCTGTTTATTGGACCGATTCCGCTGCAACCCTCTGAACTGATCAAGCCATTTCTAGTACTCCAAAGTGCTCGCATTTTTGCTCAGTGGGATCGGTTACGTTGGGCGACGCGCTTTACTTGGTTGGGCGTATTTGGTCTTGTAGTTGCTAGCATTTTGCTGCAACCTAATTTAAGTACAGCAGCACTTTGCGGCATTATGCTATGGCTGATTGCATTAAGTGCTGGGCTGCCTTATGCCCAATTGGGGGCAACAGCATTAGCAGGGTTTCTGGTGGCAGCACTTAGTGTTAGCTTGCGGTCTTATCAACTTAAGCGCATTTTGTCTTTTCTTAATGCCTGGGCAGATCCTCATGGTAATGGGTATCAGTTGATTCAGAGTTTGTTGGCGGTAGCATCGGGTGGATGGTTGGGAACAGGCTTTGGGCTATCTCAACAAAAGCTGTTTTATCTGCCAATTCAGTACACAGACTTTATTTTTGCTGTGTATGCTGAGGAGTTTGGGTTTGTGGGCTGTTTAGTGCTGCTGTTGCTGTTAGCGGTGTATGCCACGCTGGCATTGAGAGTTGCGTTAAGGGCGCGAAATTCAGTTCATCGGTTGGTGGCGATCGGGATCATGGTGCTGTTGATTGGGCAATCGTTGCTGAATATCGGGGTCGCTACTGGAGTTTTACCCACAACAGGTTTACCATTTCCGTTCATGAGCTATGGCGGCAGCTCCATGATTTCGAGTTTACTTTCGGCTGGATTGTTGATTCGTGTGGCGCGGGAAAGCAGCGAGGCGAAAGTTGTGCAATTGGACGATCGCCGGAGAACCAGTGCCATAATGCCCAATTTGCGGCGATCGTCCAATCAAAGCCGTTCATTTCCCCGTCGTGCCACCTAA
- a CDS encoding SSU ribosomal protein S12P methylthiotransferase (IMG reference gene:2510096479~PFAM: Radical SAM superfamily; Uncharacterized protein family UPF0004~TIGRFAM: ribosomal protein S12 methylthiotransferase RimO; radical SAM methylthiotransferase, MiaB/RimO family), with protein sequence MGNKPTIAISHLGCEKNRIDTEHMLGLLAEAGYGVDANEELADYVIVNTCSFIQAAREESVRTLVELAENNKKIVITGCMAQHFQDELLQEIPEAVALVGTGDYHKIVNVIERAEAGERVKEVSPEPVYIADETTPRYRTTTEGVAYLRIAEGCDYHCAFCIIPHLRGKQRSRRIESIVREAEQLAAEGVQEIILISQITTNYGIDIYGKPQLAKLLRALGKVDVPWIRMHYAYPTGLTPDVISAIRETPNVLPYLDLPLQHSHPEVLRAMNRPWQGQVNDRIIERLKEAIPDAVLRTTFIVGFPGETEEQFEHLLQFVQRHEFDHVGVFTFSPEEGTPAYTLPNQVSDVVMEARRDALMQVQQPISFNQNRKEIGRVVNVLIEQENPATGELIGRSARFSPDVDGLVYVSGEARLGSMVSVVIDDADVYDLYGHVATMTDLLEGQLMSVP encoded by the coding sequence ATGGGCAATAAGCCAACCATTGCCATCTCTCATCTTGGATGCGAGAAGAATCGGATTGACACAGAGCATATGCTGGGCTTGCTAGCAGAGGCAGGTTACGGAGTTGATGCAAACGAAGAGCTTGCTGATTATGTAATTGTTAATACCTGTAGTTTTATTCAGGCTGCACGTGAGGAGTCCGTTCGCACTTTGGTTGAACTGGCAGAAAATAACAAGAAAATCGTGATCACAGGCTGCATGGCGCAGCATTTTCAGGATGAGTTGTTGCAAGAAATTCCGGAGGCGGTAGCTTTAGTCGGCACAGGTGACTATCACAAGATAGTGAATGTGATTGAGCGAGCCGAAGCAGGAGAGCGGGTAAAGGAGGTTTCTCCAGAACCTGTGTATATTGCGGATGAAACTACCCCCCGGTATCGCACGACTACTGAAGGGGTTGCCTACTTGCGAATCGCCGAAGGCTGTGACTATCACTGTGCTTTTTGCATCATTCCGCATCTGCGCGGCAAGCAGCGATCGCGCAGGATTGAGTCTATCGTGAGAGAAGCGGAGCAGTTAGCGGCTGAGGGTGTTCAAGAAATTATCCTGATCTCTCAGATCACGACCAACTATGGGATTGATATTTATGGCAAACCGCAGCTTGCAAAACTTCTGCGTGCTCTGGGTAAAGTCGATGTTCCGTGGATTCGCATGCATTATGCCTATCCCACTGGATTAACCCCAGATGTGATCTCGGCTATTCGCGAAACTCCCAATGTTCTGCCTTATTTGGATTTGCCTCTACAGCACTCCCACCCGGAAGTATTGCGGGCAATGAACCGTCCTTGGCAGGGGCAGGTCAACGATCGCATTATTGAACGGTTGAAGGAAGCCATTCCTGATGCAGTGCTGCGAACCACCTTCATTGTGGGATTTCCAGGCGAAACAGAGGAACAGTTTGAGCATCTACTTCAGTTTGTGCAGCGGCATGAGTTTGATCATGTGGGTGTGTTTACCTTCTCACCAGAAGAAGGAACCCCAGCCTACACCTTACCCAATCAGGTATCTGACGTTGTGATGGAGGCTCGCAGAGATGCGTTGATGCAAGTGCAACAACCAATTTCCTTCAATCAGAATCGCAAAGAAATTGGCAGGGTTGTCAATGTGTTGATTGAGCAAGAAAACCCTGCGACAGGTGAATTGATTGGTCGTTCTGCTCGCTTTTCCCCTGATGTTGATGGACTCGTGTATGTCTCTGGCGAAGCCCGGTTAGGGTCGATGGTTTCCGTTGTGATTGATGATGCTGATGTTTATGACCTGTATGGACACGTTGCTACCATGACAGACTTGTTAGAGGGTCAACTCATGTCTGTGCCATAA
- a CDS encoding 6-pyruvoyl-tetrahydropterin synthase (IMG reference gene:2510096471~PFAM: 6-pyruvoyl tetrahydropterin synthase~TIGRFAM: 6-pyruvoyl tetrahydropterin synthase/QueD family protein), translating into MRCIINRRAQFSASHRYWLPELTEAENIARFGACTRAPGHGHNYVLYVSMLGDLDEYGMVLNLSDVKRVIKQEVTSQLDFSYLNDVWEEFQHTLPTTEAIARAIWNRLAPHLPLTRIQLFEHPELWADYYGNNMEAYLTISTHFSAAHRLARPDLSYEENCEIYGKCARPNGHGHNYHLEVTIKGEIDSRTGMVADLVAFQRIVDDLVVEPFDHTFLNKDIAYFVDVVPTAENIAIHIRDLLQAPIQQIGAQLYKVKLIESPNNSCEVYCETPQEAIALSTQRELALAEA; encoded by the coding sequence ATGAGATGCATCATCAATCGCCGCGCTCAGTTTTCTGCCAGTCATCGCTACTGGTTACCAGAACTGACTGAAGCTGAAAATATTGCGCGATTTGGTGCCTGCACCCGTGCTCCTGGACATGGTCATAACTATGTTCTGTATGTGTCGATGTTGGGAGATTTGGATGAATACGGCATGGTGCTCAACCTGTCTGACGTGAAGCGCGTCATCAAGCAGGAAGTCACAAGCCAACTCGATTTCTCCTATCTCAACGACGTGTGGGAAGAATTTCAGCACACCCTCCCCACCACCGAGGCGATCGCTCGTGCTATCTGGAACCGTTTGGCTCCGCACCTGCCGCTCACCCGCATTCAGCTTTTTGAACATCCCGAACTCTGGGCAGACTACTACGGAAACAATATGGAAGCTTACCTCACTATCAGTACCCATTTCAGCGCTGCCCATCGGCTCGCCCGGCCTGACCTGAGCTACGAAGAAAACTGTGAAATCTATGGCAAGTGCGCCCGTCCTAACGGTCACGGGCACAACTATCACCTGGAAGTGACAATTAAAGGTGAAATCGATTCACGCACGGGTATGGTCGCTGACCTGGTTGCGTTCCAAAGAATAGTTGATGACTTGGTTGTAGAGCCGTTTGACCACACCTTTTTGAACAAAGACATCGCTTACTTTGTGGACGTTGTGCCCACTGCAGAAAATATCGCGATTCACATTCGGGATCTGCTGCAAGCACCGATTCAACAAATTGGTGCCCAGTTATATAAGGTGAAGTTGATTGAAAGTCCTAACAATTCCTGCGAAGTGTATTGTGAGACGCCTCAAGAAGCGATCGCTCTCTCAACCCAGCGTGAATTGGCCCTGGCAGAAGCATAG
- a CDS encoding hypothetical protein (IMG reference gene:2510096475) has protein sequence MTDLHSSAPTDFESLPREIRVAQVRCMVEALRIADEIAEKGYLITSAELADLMDINASAVTSRGDHWVWRNWVVSRVRREGNQILWQLERVD, from the coding sequence ATGACAGACCTTCACTCGTCTGCCCCAACTGATTTTGAAAGTCTCCCACGGGAGATTCGGGTTGCTCAGGTACGTTGCATGGTTGAGGCACTGAGAATTGCTGATGAAATTGCTGAAAAGGGCTATTTAATCACCAGCGCCGAGCTAGCCGACTTGATGGACATCAACGCCAGCGCCGTAACGAGTCGAGGAGATCATTGGGTTTGGCGAAACTGGGTTGTTTCCAGAGTCAGGCGAGAAGGCAACCAAATCCTTTGGCAATTAGAGCGTGTGGACTGA
- a CDS encoding putative membrane protein (IMG reference gene:2510096476~PFAM: Vitamin K epoxide reductase family) gives MSSLVSRRRNVPWIHRWARPIMGAIAVLGAANTAYLTINKLTQTAAVCPTSGCERVLESPYATVFGLPLSLFGLLAYLAMAVFALGPLLINADKNRPLRTSLEKTTWWLLFFGATAMTIFSGYLMYVMFSQFVSKFGAGGICYYCIASAIFAVSMLVLTLIGRDWDDVGQLLFTGAIVAVITLVGTLAIYAPVNSAANQQVANGNTGILVANTSGTAEIELAKHLKQIGAKMYGAYWCPHCHDQKELFGKEAAQIYPYIECAADGKNSQTALCEQIAPKAQQQTGQAFGFPTWEINGRFYPGTQSLTELARISGYKGPQNFKNGV, from the coding sequence ATGTCTAGTCTTGTCAGTCGTCGTCGCAATGTCCCATGGATTCACCGTTGGGCACGTCCAATCATGGGGGCGATCGCAGTATTGGGGGCTGCTAACACTGCCTATCTGACTATTAACAAGCTGACACAAACGGCTGCTGTGTGTCCCACTAGTGGTTGTGAACGAGTGTTGGAAAGTCCTTACGCGACAGTTTTTGGCTTACCGCTCTCGTTGTTCGGTTTGCTGGCATACCTAGCAATGGCAGTATTTGCACTGGGCCCACTGCTGATCAATGCTGATAAAAATCGCCCACTTCGTACAAGCCTGGAAAAAACAACCTGGTGGCTGCTGTTCTTTGGTGCAACAGCAATGACTATTTTTAGCGGCTACCTGATGTACGTTATGTTTTCCCAGTTTGTCTCTAAGTTCGGAGCAGGTGGCATCTGCTATTACTGCATTGCTTCGGCGATCTTCGCAGTTTCCATGCTGGTGCTAACGTTGATTGGGCGCGATTGGGATGATGTGGGTCAATTGCTATTCACGGGTGCGATCGTCGCTGTGATTACACTAGTTGGCACCTTAGCAATTTATGCCCCGGTCAATAGTGCTGCCAATCAACAAGTGGCAAATGGTAACACAGGTATTCTAGTTGCGAATACGTCAGGTACTGCTGAAATTGAGTTAGCCAAACATCTGAAACAAATTGGGGCAAAGATGTATGGAGCTTACTGGTGTCCCCATTGCCACGACCAAAAAGAGCTATTCGGCAAAGAAGCTGCTCAGATTTACCCTTATATCGAGTGTGCTGCCGATGGGAAAAATTCTCAAACAGCCTTGTGTGAGCAGATTGCACCCAAAGCTCAACAGCAAACAGGACAGGCGTTTGGTTTCCCAACCTGGGAAATTAATGGCAGGTTTTATCCTGGAACTCAAAGCTTGACTGAGTTGGCAAGAATTTCAGGCTATAAGGGCCCTCAGAACTTTAAGAACGGAGTTTGA
- a CDS encoding membrane complex biogenesis protein, BtpA family (IMG reference gene:2510096478~PFAM: BtpA family~TIGRFAM: membrane complex biogenesis protein, BtpA family) gives MDLIQIFKTPNPVIGVVHLLPLPTSPRWGGNLRAVIDRAEQEAVALASGGVDGIIVENFFDAPFAKDQVNPAVVSAMSLIVHRLMNMVTLPIGINVLRNDAHSALAIATCTQAQFIRVNVLTGVMATDQGLIEGRAHELLRYRRELGSDVKIFADVLVKHARPLSAPNLTVAVQDTIERGLADAIILSGWATGSPPSLEDLELAKAAADGTPVFIGSGANWENISTLMQAVDGVITCSSLKRHGRRDQPIDPIRVSRFVEAARRSVAAKTELQSKSSVSLSS, from the coding sequence GTGGACTTAATCCAGATTTTTAAGACCCCAAACCCAGTGATTGGCGTTGTACACCTGCTACCTCTGCCGACATCCCCTCGTTGGGGTGGTAACTTAAGGGCCGTTATTGATCGTGCTGAGCAAGAGGCGGTAGCGCTTGCTTCAGGTGGCGTGGATGGGATCATCGTCGAAAATTTCTTTGATGCACCGTTTGCTAAAGATCAGGTGAATCCAGCAGTTGTGAGTGCGATGAGTTTGATCGTCCACCGGTTGATGAATATGGTCACCTTGCCGATTGGGATCAATGTTTTGCGAAACGATGCTCATAGTGCTCTGGCGATCGCCACCTGCACCCAGGCACAATTTATCCGAGTTAATGTCTTAACTGGTGTAATGGCAACAGATCAAGGATTGATCGAAGGGCGTGCCCATGAGCTTTTGCGCTACCGCCGAGAACTAGGCAGTGATGTCAAGATTTTTGCAGATGTGTTGGTGAAACATGCTCGCCCCCTCAGCGCGCCTAATTTAACCGTTGCCGTACAAGACACGATTGAGCGTGGATTAGCGGACGCGATAATTTTGTCAGGTTGGGCAACGGGTAGCCCTCCCAGTTTGGAAGATTTAGAATTGGCAAAAGCAGCGGCTGACGGAACTCCAGTTTTCATCGGCAGCGGTGCAAATTGGGAAAATATCTCAACTTTGATGCAGGCAGTAGATGGGGTAATCACGTGTAGTTCACTGAAGCGACATGGGCGTCGGGATCAGCCGATTGACCCAATTCGGGTGAGCCGATTTGTTGAAGCAGCTCGCCGTAGTGTTGCTGCTAAAACCGAGTTACAGTCCAAGTCATCTGTTAGTCTTTCTTCTTAA
- a CDS encoding DNA/RNA helicase, superfamily II (IMG reference gene:2510096480~PFAM: Helicase conserved C-terminal domain; DEAD/DEAH box helicase), which produces MTLSFHSLGLSEARSRYLEEMGFTTPTPIQAQAIPHLLSGRDVVGQAQTGTGKTAAFSLPIMERIDVKSSAVQALILTPTRELALQVCQAIRSFNDDRRFRVVTIYGGQAIEPQISRLQRGAQVVVGTPGRVLDLLNRGDLKLDQVNWLVLDEADEMLNMGFIQDVEKILNQAPTERQTAFFSATMDPSIRKLVTKFLRSPVTITIEQPKAAPTRINQVAYLVPRGWTKARALLPILELEDPESAIIFVRTRKSAAELTSQLQAAGHSVDEYHGDLSQTQRERLLLRFRQRQVRWVVATDIAARGIHVDDLTHVINYDLPDSVENYVHRIGRTGRAGKEGTAISIIHSLDRRKLKDIENHIRQRLEIVSIPTRAQIEARQIDKLQASLREALAGERMASFLPIVAQLSEEYEPHAIAAAALQMAYDQTRPAWLRAAQESGEQWEDPAPQTNSFTQTNSSNSLRGNRSGAKPKPIKRSKPISVGDRQAAVTSTKPSNGEASPAKER; this is translated from the coding sequence ATGACTCTTTCGTTTCATAGTCTTGGACTTTCGGAAGCTCGCAGTCGTTACTTGGAAGAGATGGGCTTCACGACTCCAACCCCAATTCAGGCACAGGCGATCCCGCATTTACTATCGGGACGCGATGTGGTTGGACAGGCGCAAACGGGGACTGGTAAAACTGCTGCTTTCTCGTTGCCTATTATGGAGCGGATCGATGTTAAGTCGTCTGCTGTCCAAGCCCTGATTTTGACTCCCACTCGCGAGTTGGCATTGCAGGTATGTCAGGCAATTCGCAGCTTTAACGACGATCGCCGTTTCCGTGTTGTCACGATTTATGGTGGGCAGGCAATTGAACCACAAATTTCTCGGCTTCAGCGGGGTGCTCAGGTGGTAGTAGGCACACCAGGTCGAGTTCTGGATTTGCTCAACCGAGGTGACCTGAAGCTGGATCAGGTCAACTGGCTGGTGCTGGATGAAGCGGATGAAATGCTGAATATGGGTTTCATTCAAGATGTGGAAAAAATCCTCAATCAGGCACCTACAGAGCGCCAGACGGCCTTTTTCTCCGCCACGATGGATCCATCTATTCGGAAGTTAGTTACGAAGTTTTTGCGATCGCCTGTGACGATTACCATCGAGCAGCCCAAAGCTGCACCCACCCGAATTAATCAGGTTGCTTATCTGGTACCCCGTGGCTGGACGAAAGCCCGTGCTTTACTGCCTATCCTAGAGTTGGAAGATCCTGAATCTGCGATCATTTTTGTGCGGACTCGCAAATCGGCTGCTGAATTGACGAGTCAATTGCAAGCGGCTGGTCATAGTGTGGATGAATACCATGGTGATTTGAGCCAGACTCAACGCGAGCGTTTGTTGCTTCGATTCCGTCAGCGTCAGGTTCGTTGGGTCGTGGCAACTGATATTGCTGCCCGAGGCATTCACGTTGATGACCTGACTCACGTAATTAACTATGATCTGCCCGATAGTGTGGAAAATTATGTGCATCGCATTGGGCGAACCGGTCGTGCTGGGAAAGAGGGAACCGCCATTTCAATCATCCATTCTCTGGATCGACGCAAACTGAAGGATATTGAGAATCACATTCGGCAGCGACTGGAGATTGTGTCTATTCCCACTCGTGCTCAGATCGAAGCTCGCCAGATTGATAAACTGCAGGCATCTTTGCGAGAAGCACTGGCGGGTGAACGAATGGCCTCTTTCTTGCCGATTGTGGCGCAACTCTCGGAAGAATACGAACCACACGCGATCGCAGCAGCAGCATTGCAGATGGCATATGATCAAACCCGTCCTGCCTGGTTGCGTGCTGCTCAAGAATCAGGTGAGCAGTGGGAAGATCCTGCGCCTCAAACCAACTCCTTTACTCAAACCAACTCCTCTAACTCCTTAAGAGGCAATCGCTCTGGTGCCAAGCCGAAGCCAATTAAGCGGAGCAAGCCCATATCAGTTGGCGATCGCCAGGCAGCCGTGACTTCTACCAAGCCCTCAAATGGGGAAGCATCTCCTGCGAAAGAGCGGTAG
- a CDS encoding ResB protein required for cytochrome c biosynthesis (IMG reference gene:2510096474~PFAM: ResB-like family) has translation MTANRELDSKLVKLGRMPQVFFKREVIPFLADLRLAIALLLVIAVFSISGTVIEQGQSLAFYQANYPESPALFGFLTWKVLLTLGLDHVYRTWWFLALLILFGSSLTACTFKRQLPALRWFSRTWNFYTQPRQFQKFALSAEFDRSSIEQLIPLLQQRRYRVFQQGDSLYAHKGIIGRVGPIIVHVGILVILLGGIAGAMTGFMAQEMIPSGQTFQIKNITDAGPFAAPQIPKDWSVKVNRFWIDYLPDGNIDQFYSDMSVLDKDGKEVKRKTIHVNEPLRYRGVTLYQANWAIAGIQVRLNNSPIFQLPMAELDTGGKGQLWGTWMPTKPDLSDGVSLVAKDLQGMVLVYDMTGKLVSTVRAGMSTEVNGITLKVLDLIGSTGLQIKSDPGIPIVYGGFALLMLGVLMSYVSHSQIWALQQDGNCYIGGKTNRAQVTFEQEMLSLFDQLDQQRAKEAAIAV, from the coding sequence ATGACGGCAAACCGTGAATTGGATTCAAAGTTAGTTAAGCTTGGCAGAATGCCTCAAGTCTTTTTCAAGCGGGAAGTGATTCCCTTTCTGGCAGATTTGCGTCTGGCGATTGCGTTGCTGCTCGTCATAGCTGTGTTTAGCATCTCCGGTACGGTCATTGAGCAGGGGCAGTCTTTGGCGTTTTATCAGGCAAATTATCCAGAAAGTCCAGCGCTATTTGGGTTTCTCACCTGGAAAGTATTGCTGACTTTGGGGCTAGATCACGTGTATCGCACTTGGTGGTTTTTGGCGCTTCTCATCTTGTTTGGTTCTAGCCTGACAGCTTGTACCTTCAAACGGCAACTTCCAGCATTGCGGTGGTTCTCTCGTACCTGGAACTTTTATACTCAACCCCGTCAGTTCCAAAAATTTGCCCTCAGTGCCGAATTTGATCGCAGCTCAATTGAGCAACTGATTCCATTGTTGCAACAACGACGTTACCGTGTGTTTCAGCAGGGAGATTCACTCTATGCCCACAAAGGAATTATTGGGCGTGTCGGGCCAATTATTGTGCATGTTGGCATCCTGGTTATTCTATTGGGCGGAATTGCTGGAGCGATGACGGGCTTCATGGCACAAGAAATGATCCCTAGTGGGCAAACCTTTCAAATCAAAAATATTACGGACGCTGGTCCGTTTGCTGCACCACAAATTCCTAAAGATTGGTCAGTGAAGGTCAACCGCTTCTGGATTGACTATCTCCCAGATGGCAATATTGACCAGTTTTATTCCGATATGTCGGTGCTGGATAAGGATGGCAAGGAAGTCAAACGCAAAACGATTCATGTAAATGAGCCGCTGCGTTATCGAGGTGTGACATTGTATCAGGCGAACTGGGCGATCGCGGGTATTCAAGTACGACTCAATAACAGTCCTATCTTTCAATTGCCGATGGCGGAACTGGATACAGGTGGAAAAGGACAACTTTGGGGCACCTGGATGCCCACTAAGCCCGATCTGAGTGATGGCGTTTCGCTGGTTGCCAAAGATTTACAGGGTATGGTGCTGGTGTATGACATGACTGGCAAACTGGTTTCTACCGTCCGTGCTGGCATGTCTACAGAAGTCAATGGTATTACTCTGAAAGTGTTGGATTTAATCGGCAGTACAGGCTTACAGATTAAATCTGATCCGGGGATTCCTATTGTGTATGGGGGCTTCGCCTTGCTGATGCTGGGTGTGCTCATGAGTTATGTGTCTCATTCTCAAATCTGGGCATTGCAACAGGATGGAAACTGCTACATTGGTGGTAAAACAAACCGTGCCCAAGTGACATTTGAGCAAGAGATGCTTAGCTTATTCGACCAATTAGACCAGCAAAGGGCAAAAGAAGCTGCGATCGCGGTATAG
- a CDS encoding cytochrome c biogenesis protein (IMG reference gene:2510096473~PFAM: Cytochrome C biogenesis protein transmembrane region): MFDTLQTQFYQLAQFANHLVSIQLSHLTPISIGIIFLAGLLTSLTPCMLSMLPITIGYIGGYETKTRLQAAIQSTWFALGLATTLAALGILAAVVGKIYGQIGIGLPVIVSLIAILMGLNLLEALPIRLPSYGGLDWISKELPEGTRSYLLGLTFGLVASPCSTPVLATLLAWISATQDPVLGGALLLLYTAGYVVPLILAGTFTALIKKMLEVRRWSGWITPASGVLLIGFGLFSLLSRVGSF; this comes from the coding sequence ATGTTTGACACTCTACAAACTCAGTTTTATCAACTCGCCCAATTTGCGAATCACCTGGTTTCAATCCAGTTGAGCCATTTGACCCCAATCAGCATTGGGATCATTTTCCTCGCAGGACTACTCACCAGCCTGACGCCCTGTATGCTTTCTATGCTGCCCATCACAATTGGCTATATTGGCGGCTATGAAACGAAGACCCGCCTGCAAGCGGCGATTCAATCCACCTGGTTTGCTTTAGGTTTGGCAACCACCCTGGCAGCATTGGGCATCTTAGCTGCAGTCGTGGGAAAAATTTATGGGCAAATTGGCATTGGTTTGCCGGTTATTGTCAGTCTGATTGCTATTCTTATGGGGCTAAACTTGCTGGAAGCACTGCCAATTCGGCTTCCCTCCTATGGTGGGTTGGATTGGATTTCTAAAGAATTGCCAGAGGGCACGAGATCCTACTTACTGGGCTTAACTTTTGGCTTAGTAGCATCGCCTTGCAGCACTCCGGTACTGGCGACTTTGCTGGCATGGATTTCTGCAACTCAAGATCCTGTTTTGGGTGGTGCATTGCTCTTGTTGTACACCGCTGGATATGTGGTACCGCTGATTCTGGCAGGCACTTTCACTGCATTGATCAAAAAAATGCTGGAAGTTCGCCGCTGGTCAGGATGGATTACACCAGCAAGTGGGGTGCTACTGATTGGATTTGGGTTGTTCTCGTTGCTGTCAAGAGTTGGTAGTTTTTGA